A stretch of the candidate division KSB1 bacterium genome encodes the following:
- a CDS encoding VWA domain-containing protein produces MRPPVSVVLVMDYSGSMGGYESTVEAASLAFLSNLQAGDRVGIVHFRGGVTIVSSLTSDLARVAASIPGHAATGFTAMYDGLYTAIGMLAGIDGPKIIVLYTDGWDNASHWTPSDVVTLAREAGVSIYCLGIGSDVDQRSLTSIASSTGGMAEFGLDVQSLYQFYDKILSLISSYYWLAYCSPDPEFNCSWRVLDVSVQLYAAAGRDTAHYLAPCGGPDASIWKHAVVDSYYVSPSVGDTIGFVASGETFTYIIRVRNAGGDFHMGSEVFDVLPPGYVLMEASPPPTEARGDTLMWRVPALRAADTWAATLRLKAEYDPYRTSTRFVNVAWIANDEDTVLVNNRAADTLYALPPEPIPPEIMVAPPVIEPRDSVTVTILTHIPAVRWWVEVELGDGSKIFDYPRRPLRDSTELVAGTPFTLPEKFVRTQLVTRGERERLRFWVVIEDPLGRTLRSRPADVIIRGANNVLLSRNVFRPGRDPNLIVRLKLSSNRTATVKILDISGRVVVVLAQDQFFLAGWNEIAWDGRDSHGNLVGPGIYVLTVESDPIREWLKFVIIR; encoded by the coding sequence GTGCGGCCGCCGGTGTCGGTGGTGCTGGTAATGGACTATAGCGGTAGCATGGGCGGGTACGAGAGCACAGTTGAGGCCGCCTCCTTAGCCTTTCTTTCCAACTTGCAGGCCGGCGACCGGGTCGGGATCGTTCATTTCCGCGGTGGAGTGACCATAGTCTCCTCGCTCACATCGGATCTTGCGCGTGTGGCGGCCTCGATCCCCGGACATGCGGCCACTGGATTCACAGCCATGTACGACGGACTATATACTGCCATAGGCATGCTTGCAGGTATAGATGGACCGAAGATCATAGTCCTCTACACGGACGGTTGGGACAACGCGAGTCATTGGACGCCTTCGGATGTTGTGACGCTCGCGAGGGAAGCGGGCGTCTCGATTTACTGTCTTGGAATAGGATCCGACGTCGACCAACGATCGCTGACCTCCATCGCTTCATCCACAGGGGGCATGGCAGAGTTCGGCCTCGATGTGCAATCGCTCTACCAGTTCTACGATAAGATCCTATCCCTCATCAGCAGCTACTACTGGCTTGCCTACTGTTCACCCGACCCGGAATTCAATTGTTCCTGGAGGGTTCTTGACGTGTCGGTTCAGCTGTACGCCGCGGCTGGAAGGGATACAGCCCACTACCTCGCCCCCTGCGGAGGACCGGATGCCTCGATTTGGAAACATGCGGTGGTTGATTCTTATTACGTGTCGCCCTCCGTAGGTGACACCATCGGTTTCGTGGCATCGGGTGAAACGTTCACCTACATCATCCGCGTTCGTAACGCAGGCGGCGATTTCCACATGGGTTCGGAGGTGTTTGATGTCCTGCCTCCCGGTTACGTACTGATGGAAGCTTCGCCCCCGCCGACCGAGGCCCGTGGCGATACGCTAATGTGGCGCGTTCCTGCGCTCAGAGCAGCCGATACGTGGGCAGCGACCTTGAGGCTGAAGGCAGAATACGACCCTTATCGAACTTCGACACGGTTCGTCAATGTGGCCTGGATAGCAAACGATGAGGATACCGTCCTGGTAAACAACCGGGCTGCGGATACCCTATACGCATTGCCCCCCGAGCCAATTCCTCCGGAGATCATGGTCGCACCCCCCGTGATTGAGCCACGTGACTCTGTGACTGTGACCATACTCACGCATATTCCCGCGGTCCGTTGGTGGGTCGAGGTGGAATTAGGAGATGGGAGCAAGATCTTCGATTACCCGCGTCGGCCGTTGCGGGACAGTACCGAACTCGTGGCGGGCACCCCGTTCACCCTGCCGGAAAAGTTTGTTCGAACCCAACTGGTGACGCGGGGAGAACGTGAGAGGCTGCGCTTCTGGGTGGTTATTGAAGATCCACTGGGGCGCACGCTTCGCTCCCGGCCGGCTGACGTCATCATCCGGGGCGCCAATAATGTGCTGCTCTCCCGCAACGTTTTCCGGCCTGGCAGGGACCCGAATTTGATCGTGCGGCTCAAGCTGAGTTCGAACCGAACAGCCACGGTGAAGATCCTGGATATCTCTGGTAGGGTCGTCGTAGTTCTGGCGCAGGACCAGTTTTTCTTGGCCGGATGGAACGAGATAGCGTGGGATGGGAGGGATAGCCATGGCAACCTCGTCGGTCCAGGCATCTACGTTCTCACAGTGGAGTCGGACCCAATCCGCGAATGGTTGAAGTTTGTCATCATTCGGTAG